A window of the Canis lupus baileyi chromosome 8, mCanLup2.hap1, whole genome shotgun sequence genome harbors these coding sequences:
- the GP2 gene encoding pancreatic secretory granule membrane major glycoprotein GP2, which produces MTCMPQLMEKMVGSYVLWLALASCILTLASPEQQGNRNLINTRSYDPCQNYTLLDEPSRSTENTEGSQVCDKDKHGWYRFVGDGGVRMPETCVPMYRCQTDAPLWLNGTHPTLAEGIVNRTACAHWSGNCCLWKTVVQVKACPGEFHVYRLEGTPKCSLRYCTDASTATDKCKNLCRPEEACSFLNGTWDCFCRSDLNSSDVHSLQPRLNCGAKEIQVSLDKCQLGGLGFGDEVIAYLRDWNCSNMMQREERNWISVTSPTQARACGNILERNGTHAIYKNTLSLANEFIIRDTILNINFQCAYPLDMKVSLQTALHPIVSSLNISVDGEGEFTVRMALFQDQSYISPYEGAAAVLAVESMLYVGAILEKGDTSRFNLLLRNCYATPTKDKTDPVKYFIIRNSCPNQYDSTIHVEENGVSSESRFSVQMFMFAGNYDLVFLHCEIHLCDSLNEQCQPSCSRSQQRSEIVAINPARVLDLGPITRRSSASVDITDGTPSTAGFLVAWPMLLLPILLAELF; this is translated from the exons ATGACCTGCATGCCTCAACTTATGGAAAAGATGGTGGGCTCTTATGTCTTGTGGCTGGCCTTGGCTTCCTGCATTCTGACCCTGGCATCTCCAGAACAGCAAG GTAACAGAAACCTCATCAACACTCGTTCCTATGACCCCTGCCAGAATTACACCCTCCTGGATGAACCCTCACGAAGCACAGAGAACACAGAAGGGAGCCAAGTGTGTGACAAGGACAAGCATGGCTGGTACCGCTTTGTGGGAGATGGAGGAGTGAGGATGCCCGAGACCTGCGTCCCAATGTACCGATGCCAGACAGATGCTCCCCTGTGGCTGAACGGGACCCACCCCACCCTTGCGGAGGGCATTGTTAACCGTACTGCTTGTGCCCACTGGAGCGGCAACTGCTGTCTCTGGAAGACTGTGGTGCAGGTGAAGGCCTGCCCGGGCGAGTTCCACGTGTACCGGCTGGAGGGCACCCCCAAGTGTAGTCTGAGGTACTGCACAG ACGCCTCCACTGCTACAGACAAGTGTAAGAACCTCTGCCGCCCGGAAGAGGCCTGTAGCTTTCTCAATGGCACCTGGGACTGTTTCTGCAGATCGGACCTCAACAGCTCTg ATGTCCACAGTTTGCAGCCTCGGCTGAACTGCGGGGCCAAGGAGATCCAGGTGTCACTGGACAAGTGTCAGCTGGGAGGCCTGGGTTTTGGGGACGAGGTCATCGCCTACCTGCGAGACTGGAACTGCAGCAATATGAtgcaaagagaggagagaaactgGATATCTGTGACCAGCCCTACCCAGGCGAGGGCCTGTGGAAACATTCTGGAG AGAAATGGAACCCATGCCATCTACAAAAACACCCTCTCCTTGGCCAATGAATTCATCATCAGAGACACCATCCTCAACATCAATTTCCAGTGTGCCTACCCACTGGACATGAAAGTCAGCCTCCAAACTGCCCTGCATCCCATTGTAAG TTCTCTGAACATCAGTGTGGATGGGGAAGGAGAGTTCACTGTCAGGATGGCCTTGTTCCAAGACCAGAGCTACATATCTCCTTATGAAGGGGCTGCAGCTGTGCTGGCTGTCGAATCCATGCTCTATGTGGGTGCCATCTTGGAGAAAGGGGACACCTCCCGGTTTAACCTATTGTTGAGGAACTGCTATGCCACACCTACTAAAGACAAGACTGACCCTGTGAAATATTTCATCATCAGAAACAG CTGCCCAAATCAATATGATTCCACCATCCATGTGGAGGAGAATGGGGTGTCCTCAGAAAGCCGGTTCTCAGTTCAGATGTTCATGTTTGCTGGAAATTATGACCTAGTGTTCCTGCATTGTGAGATTCATCTCTGCGATTCCCTTAATGAACAGTGCCAGCCG TCTTGCTCGAGAAGTCAACAGCGTAGTGAAATAGTGGCTATCAACCCAGCTCGGGTTCTAGATTTGGGACCCATCACTCGGAGAA GTTCTGCATCTGTTGACATCACAGATGGAACCCCCAGCACTGCAG GGTTCCTGGTGGCCTGGCCCATGCTTCTCCTGCCTATCCTCCTGGCTGAGCTGTTTTGA